In Streptomyces sannanensis, the DNA window CGAGTTGTAGGCAGCGCCGGGTGACCCGCGCGCCCAGCGCGTCCGAGCTCTGCTTCGTCTCTCGGTCGACGACGAGTTCGAGCCCGGCCAGCAGGCCCCGGCCGCGGATGTCACCGACGACCTCGTGGCGCCCGGCGATGTCCACCAGACCCTGGCGCAGGAACGCGCCGAGCGATCGTGCCCGCTCATCGAGCTTGTCGCCGGTCAGGACGTCGAGGACGGTGTTGCCGACCGCGGCCACCAGCGGGTCGGCGACGTGCGTGGTGAAGAACAGGAACCCTCGCTCGTACGCCTCCTGCTCGATCTCGGCGCTGGTGACCACGGCCGCGAGGGGCAGTCCCGCACCAAGCGTCTTGGACAGCGTGAGGATGTCGGGGACAACGCCATCGCGCTCGAACGCGTACCAGGTCCCAGTGCGGCACAGTCCGGTCTGGGCCTCGTCGAGGATCAGCAGCATGCCGCGTTCCCGGCACTTGTCCTGCAGAGCCGCGAAATACCCGGCCGGCGGCTCGATGATTCCGCCCGAGCTGAGAATCGGTTCGACGAGGCACGCGGCCAGACTGCCGGTCGACTGGGCGTCGATCAGGTCGAAGGCGAAGTCCAGCTGGCGGCGCCAGTCCAGCGAGCCGTCGGCCGCGGTGAAGTCGGGCCGGTACACGTTCGGCACGGGGATGGCGAAGTTGCCCGGCGCGCCCGGGCCGTAACCCTTGCGCCCCGCGCTGTAGGTGGCGGACGCGGCGGCCTGCGTCATCCCGTGCCAGGACCGCGCGAACGAAACGATCTCGTGCCTGCCGGTGACGAGCTTGGCCATCCGGATCGCGGCTTCGTTGGACTCGGCTCCGGTCGTCAGCAGCAGCGCCTTCTCCAGCGGCGCGGGCAACGTGTCGGCAAGCCGCCGGGACAGGTCGACCACCGGACGGCTGAGCATGCCGCTGTAGAGGTGGTCGAGGGTCGCGACCTGCCGCTGGACGGTCGCGACGATCTCCGGGTGCGAGTGGCCGAGGATCGCGCTCATCTGGCCGGAGGTGAAGTCGAGGATCTTCCGGCCGTCCGCGGTGAACAGGAAACTGCCGGCGGCGCGGTCGATGATCTCCCGGGTGAACTCGCCACCGTAGCGGACGAGGTGCCTCTCGGCATCGGCCCAGAAGGTTTCAGTGGACGGCGGGGCGGTAGTCGAAGCAGCCATGTCTGTGACGGTAAGTCGCCCTCGAGTGACACGTCCATCTCACAATTCCGGCTGTCCTGTTCGGTAAAACCGCACAAGAATGACGGCATGATGAACCCCTGGAGGCTCCGGCTGCTGAGCCAGCTGGACACGCTGGGCACCGTCCGGGCGGTCGCCCAGGCCGCCAATCTGAGCCCGTCGAGTGTGTCTCAGCAGCTCGCCGTGCTCGAGGCCGAGACGCGCACACAGCTCCTTGAACGAACGGGACGCCGGGTGCGGCTGACCTCGGCCGGGCTGATCCTCGCGCGTCGGGCGCGGGCCATCCTCGATCACATGGACAGCGTTGAGACGGAGCTGCGCGGATTCGGCGATGAACCGGCCGGGCTGGTGCGGCTGGGGGCGTTCCAGAGCGCGATCCACTCCATGGCGGTGCCGGCGGTGACCCGGCTGGTGCGCGAGTATCCGCATCTCGAGATCGAGCTGCTTGAGCTGGAGCCGCACGAGAGCGTGCCCGCGCTGCGGGTCGGCGACGCGGACATCGTCATCACAACCACGGACTTCGACGAGCTGCCGTTGGGGCCGGACCTCGACCTCGTACCGCTGGCCAAGGACCCGATCTTGCTGGTGGTACCGCCCGAGCATCCCGCGGCCGGGCGCGGGGCCGCGGACCTTGCGGCCTACGCGGACGAACCGTGGGCGTTCGACATGCCACAGTCGTACATGGCGAATCTCACCCAACGGCTTTGCCGTCAGTCGGGGTTCGAGCCGCAGGTGGTGTGCCGGTTCAGCAATTACATGATGACCCTGCAGCATGTCGAGGCCGGGCTGTCGATCGCACTGCTGCCCGGCCTGGCGGTCGACCGCCGTTACCGCGTCGTCACCAGGGAACTCGCGACTCCATTGACCCGCACGATCACGGCGGCAATCCGCCGCGGCTCGCCACCCCGAGCGGCGGTGCGCGCCATGCTGGACGCGCTGCGCCACTTTCCGGACCTACCACTTTCGGGTCGTGAGTGAGAGAGCGAGTCGCTCGCGGCCTGTCTCGACGGATCGAACCGGAGGGAGATCCTCGTCGCGCAGGGCAATCTCACGGGCATCGCCCGTGCCGTGCTGCCCGACCGGAACGAGGGGCTGGCCAGTGCTGTGACCGGAAAGGTTTGCCGGAAGCTCGCGACTCCCCCAGCTACCTCCCCCAGCTACCGCTTAGGATGCCCCCCGATGTGCCCCCAGGTGCGGTGCATCGCAAGGCGGAGCGTCGCAGCTCGTACTCGGCCGTACTCGCGCGATGCGACAACGCCGCGAGGTGCCGTGCCTGGGGGCACCCCCAGCGGTAGCTGGGGGAACGTCGCGAGCCGGTGAACCATTCCGGTCACCGCACTTAGGCGAGCTGCGCTCGGACACCGCGCCCCGGGTCGCAGCTGGGCCCCGAAGGGGCAGACCCCGGTGGTGAAGGTCAACGGCAAGCGCCTGCGCGTGAACATCATGTCCGCCATCGCCTGCCGCGGAGCCCTGTGGTTCACCGTGCCGAGACGGCGCGACGCGCAGGGCAGAGCGTCGCCGCACTTCAGCGCTGCTACGCCAAGGTGCTGGACGGCGAAGAGGCGAAGACGAGCGCGCTCATGGCTTCGCACGGCCACGCGCTGCGTGTGGGATCTCATCTCGCCTTTCATGCGGCAGCGCTGTGCCCTGCGGTGCGAGAGGGTTGTCTCACGATGGCCGACGACTTGTGTCTCACCAGGGCACCCGGTTCCTCCGAGGGCGCTTCGAGCCCCGTCGCCTGATCGCCGGTTCAGACCTGTTGTGCAGCGCCCGGTCGGGGCGCGGCGAAACTGAGTCGGTAGCGGGGCAGAACGCGGCCATTGACCGGGAAGCCGCGTGCTTTTCAGCGTCTTGACGGTATGTCAGCATCCCGCCCAGCTGCCGGTTCACGGGTGCATACGCTTGAGAGCCCACTGGGCAGCCTGCGATGCCCTCAATGCCCGCCAGGCATCGAGAGTTTCACGGTCATCCCCGAGACGCTGGACCATCGAGCGCAGGACCGACCGGCCTTCGCAGCCCTGCGGCGCCCAGCGAAACCCACCCGCACCACCCCGCTAGCATGTTCGAACTCGCGATGATCACGTTCATCGCCCGTCCTTCAACGGAAAATAACCAACATCTAGCAAATCGGCCAAATAATTGACATCTATAGCATCGCGGGTGTTTTCGCGAATAAGCTCCAGAATTACGTTCGCCGCGTGGCGTCAGCCACGGGCGATACTGTGGGCCACGGCGGGTGTGGTGGCCCTCGGGTTCCTCATCATGCTGGAGATCGCCGCACGTCGCTACGGCGTACCGGGGCCGATCACCAACCAGGCGAAAGAGGTGATATTCGCCCCCAAATCGGGGCCACTGTTGTACGCCAGTATGGCGTTGATGATGGTGGTGCTCCCCTGGCGGCAACGGTTCATCGCGGCTGGTGTCGCGATCGGCATCGACATCGCCTTCTTTCTGGTGCGGTGGGCGGTCGACGCCAAGATGATGTTCGGCAACGGCGCGTTGTGGGTGGTTTTGGGCTATGCGGTCATCGCTGTCACGCGCCGCACCGGCCGGGAACGTGTCCTGCTGCTGAAGGGCGTCGGGCTGGCCCTGCTGCTGGTGGCCGGCCGCAAGACCGGCGATACCTGGCTACTCATCACGTCGAAGACCCGCCCGGCGGTGCTCGACCAGTACGTGGCAACCGCCGATCACGCGCTGGGCAACCCGTCGTGGCTGGTAGGCCGGATTGTCAGGGCCACCGGTCCGATCGGCGCCCACGTTCTCGACTACGTCTACGTTCAGCTTGCGGTGGCCGCGGTCATCGTCACGCTGTACCAGCTGCGTAACGTGGCGGTCGAGCGCCGCTTCCCACGCCATCATCTGGTGCGCACGTTCCTGGTGATCGGCCTCCTCGGGCCGGGCATCTACATGATCTTCCCGGTGGTCGGGCCGATCTTCGCCTACGGCACCGGCGCCTACGGCACTGGCGGGGAGCACTGGGCGCTGGCCAACCTGTGGCCGGACACGCCGCCGCCGATCATTGCGCCGCACCACATGCTGTTCGACGAGATCACCCCACGCAACTGCATGCCCAGCCTGCACACGGCGTGGGCTACCGCGCTCTTCATTCATTCCCGCAAGGGCCCACGGATTCTGCAATTCTTCGGCGTGTTCTGGCTGATTACCACGCTCGGCGCAACGCTGGGCTTCGGCTACCACTACGGCGCGGATCTCATTGCCGGCGTGGTGTTCACGCTCACGATCGAGGCAGCCTTGCGCTCGCTCGCACGCGGCTGGGACCGGTCAGCAACCCAGCTGGTCGCTTACGGCGCAACCGTCTTCGTTGCGCTCTTGATGTCATACCGCTTTCTGTCGATGGAGATGGCCGAACATCCTTGGGTGTTCGGACCACTTCTCATACTGGCGATGACCTCAGTGATCTACGGCTACGTACGGACCACCAAATCACGGGAACCGAAGGCCACATCAGCGAGGCAACCGGAACCGCAACCCGAACTGGCTTGAGTCATGCTGTGGATGGCACCGTCAACGGGGAGGTCATGACGATTCGCAGCGGGGAGTGCGGGCAGCCTCGCCTACCGTACGAAGGGCAGTCTCGTGGCTTGCTCCGTCGCCGCGGGCGCGGAGCGGGATGCTGTAGCTGTGGGGCCACCGCGCCATGCTCGTGGCGCCCATACCCCGCTCGCGGGCGAGGTCGGGCCGCAGCGCGGGGGGCCGCGCCATGGGCGGCTTCAGCTCCGCGCCCGGAGTGCGGGACTTGCCGTCCCGCAGACCTGCTGACGGTCTCAATCTCAGCGAGAGCACAATCGTGCTCACCCTCGTTAGCCCGACACCGACAGTTCGGACGAGGTCGTCACCGCGCAGTCACACCCATCCATGGATGATTGTTGCTGCCTCGTCGAAGCCAATTCGTTCAGTCAGTTGCTTCTCCTTCGGAATGTACGAGTTAGAGAACAAGTCGTACACACCACTCGAGCCAACGGACAGCAGGTCTTTGAGTGGAGCGCTCAGCGCGGTCTTCATGTAGCTCTCAGACATGCCGCCCATGCTGAAGACATCAGCCGCGTAGAGCGTCCGCACCGCGTCTCCCGAACGCCCGAAGAACATCGGCGTTCCCGCGATCAGACCCGCTGTGTCGACCTGCGCGACGAGGCTCGCCTCGGAGGCGTACCCGTGCCGCTCAAGGAGCGCGGTCCAGCCTTCCTTCAGCTGGGTGGTGTAGACGAGCGAACCCGGCCCCACCAGGGGTTTGACCCCCGCGTACAGCAGGACGCTCATGCACAGCGCGACAGACGGGATGATCTCCTCGCGCTCCAGATGGTCACGGATGGCGGCAGGCTCCAGGGGCACCTTGAGGTCCTTGAAGCGCGGGTCCGCCGGTACCAGGTCCGATCCGTCGACGAACAGGCGGAGCAGTTCGGGTCGGCCGGGGTACTTGCGCCAGAAGAAGTGAGTGCCCTTGCCGGCGGCCTCGTCCCAGGCAACCACGATGCCTCGGAAGGCATCCAGGACGTGCTGCCGGAATTCCGCGTCAAAGAGCGCAGCGGAGAGGAAGTTCTCCCCTGCGAGCAGCTCAACGAGGCACTCTCGCGCCACATCCTCGGAGTTGGCGTAGAGCAACTCCGGAACGTCTCGACGGAGTTCCTGTGAGAACAGCATCGGCCAGGTACGCCGCAGCGCGACAGCGAGCTGGTCGCGGTGGCGGTTAGTGTGCGAGTAGTCGAGGCCGTTGAGGAGGCCCTGGTACTCGATCAGGAAGGCTTGGTCGTCCGACTTGAAGCGTTCCCAGCGCTTGAGTGCGCGCAGCCGTTCAACGAAGTCGAAGGACCGGACGCTCGTGTAGTACATCGCATCACGGTGTTCCTTCGCTTTGAAGTAGGGGATCGCCTCCCCGCGAAACTGGAAGCCGTTGCGCATGTAATGGTTACTCGGTGGCACGTTGCTGCACGAAAACGTAACGATCGGCCGCCGACCGCCGCCTCCCACCAGCCTGTCCGCGTTGGCGATGATGTTGGTCCCCAACAGCAGCGGGTGGTTCAGCAGCTGGTGGTGATCCACGATATTGATCGCACGCACGTCACTCGCGTCCACGGAGACCTCCGCTGCGGCTGGCCCGAACGCCTGCCGTAGCACCTGCCGGACGGCGCGCGCGACAGCTTCCTGCCGGTCGGCGTGCACCGGGCCGACGCGGGCCGGCTGAAGTCCTGCCGCGTACTCACCCAGGGGCCTGTCGATCTCAAAATACGGTGCCATGCTGGGCACGTACTGCCGGATCTGCCCGACGATGGCGTCGAGGCTCCCCCTGACCCGCTTTTCGTCCATGTCCGCCTTCGTCATGAGTTGGCCCGGGCGGCGGCGACCATAGCCTGTCCTGCGGAGAGCCCGCCGTCATTGGTGGGGATACGGCTGTGGGTGTGCACGCTGAGTCCGGCCTGGGTCAGCTCCTGTTCGGCCCTGACCAGGAGGTGCTGGTTCAGGAACACACCGCCGCTGAGGACGACGTCCTTCAGCCCGCTGGTGAGCGACAGGCGCAGGCAGATCTCCACCACCGCACGAACCACGCTCTCGTGAAACGTCCGGCTCACCTGCGCCGCAGAGCTGCCGCGGTCGGAGACATCCGACAGGAGCGCCTCCAGCCATGGCCTGTGGTCGATGACGAGGCGGCCGTCCTCATCCTGCAGCCGCAACGGCCAGGGCTCCGCCGGGGTGTGATCCCAGGCGATGAGCTGTTCGAGCTCGATGGCCGCCTGCCCCTCGTAGCCCACCTGCTCGCACACGCCGAGCAGGGCGGAGTAGGCGTCGAACAACCGACCCATGCTGGAGGTCTCCGGCGCGTTGATGCCTCGTGCGGCCATCTTCATGAGGACACCGACCTCGAAGGGATCCCGCCGCTGAAGGAGGTCGAGCGGCAGGGCCGCGGCGTCGGCGCCGAAATGCTGCGCCAGGAGGCCGATGGCGACCCGGGCGGGCTCTCGCACGGCCTTGTCGCCACCCGGCAGCCGGAAGCGCGCCAGGTGCGCCTTCCGCTCGAAGCCGCGGTAGTCGCCGATCAGGAACTCACCTCCCCAGATCGTGCCGTCGGTGCCGTAGCCGGTGCCGTCGAATACGACTCCTATCACAGGCCGGTCCAGTCCGTTGTCCGCCATGCAGGAGGCCATGTGGGCATGGTGGTGCTGGACGGCCACCAGCTGCACGTCCTGGCAGGAGGCGGCGTAGCGGGTGCTGTGGAAGTCGGGATGCAGGTCATGGGCGACGTACTTCGGCGTCATACCAAACATGGCGCGCAGGTGCGCGATCGTATCGGCGAAGAACTGCTGGTTGCCCAGGGTCTTGAGGTCACCGATGTGCTGGCTGACGTAGAGGTTGTCGCCGCTGCCGAGGCACACGGTGTTCTTGAGTTCCGCGCCGAGTGCCAGGACGGGCGGCACCGGGAAGGGAGTCGGCACAGGGTCAGGGACGTAGCCACGGGCGCGTCGCACGAAGGCGACCTTCGGGTCGACCGTACTGTGCACGACGCGGGCGATCGAATCGTCCACGCGCGTGTGGATCTCGCGGTCGTGCACGAGGAAGGCATCGGCAAGGCTCTGCAGACTGTGCAGCGCCTCGTCCTCGGTGCAGGCCATCGGCTCGTCCGGTGCGTTGGCGCTGGTCGCGATCAGTACCGGGCCGACGGCATGGAGGAGGAGGTGTTGCAACGGCGTGGCCGGCAGCATGAACCCCAGCGTGGTGGAGCCTGGTGCCACGTCAGGTGAGAGTCCGCTGTCCGGCCGGGCCTGAAGCAGCACGATCGGGCGTCCGGGTGACTCCAGGAGCCGCCGCTCCTGATCGTCGATCACGGCGTACTCGGCGACTGTCGCACTGTCACGCGCGAGCAGTGCGAAGGGTTTGCTGCTGCGCTCCTTGCGCGCCCGCAGCTCGGTCACTGCGGAACGGCTGCAAGGATCAGCCATCAGCTGGTAGCCGCCGAGTGCCTTGACCGCCAGGATGCGCCCGTCTCGAAGCATCTCGGCGGCCACGGACACTGGATCGGACGTGCCGACCTTGGAGCCGTCCGGCAGCAACAGCCGTACCTGCGGGCCGCACGACCGGCATGCGTTGGGCTGGGCGTGGAACCGCCGGTCCGCGGGCGACTCGTACTCACCCTGGCACTCCGGACACATGGCGAAGTCCGCCATGGTGGTCTTCGGTCGGTCGTAAGGGAGGCCACGGATGATGCTGTATCGCGGTCCGCAGTTGGTGCAGTTGAGTAGGGGGTAGCGGTGGCGCCGGTCGTCCGGGTCGAAGAGCTCCTTCGCGCAGTCGGCGCACACGTAGCTGTCCGGGGTGACCAGAGCTCCGGCCCCTCCGTCCGACTCGCTGTGTCGAATGGTGAACGAGGAGGTCCAGTCGCGCACCGGCTCCTCGGCGACCATGGTGCAGGAATCGATGCGGGCCAGGTCGGGAAGCCGCTTCAACAGCTCCTCGCCGAATATGTCGGCCTCTTCACGCGGTCCTTCGATGCAGATCGTGACGCCCCGGGTGTCGTTGCGCACCCAGCCACCCAGCATGTGCTGGGTGGCCAGGCGGTACACATAGGGCCGGAAGCCCACGCCCTGCACGAAGCCGGCCACCTCAAGGGTCCTGCGTACCGCCTCGGCCGCCATCAGCAGAGCCTCGGCAACTGGGCTCCGTACAACAGTTCAACGGTGGAGACACGGCCGTCTACGTCGACCATCCGGACGGTGCCTGCCTCGGCGGTGACGACCTGCCCGACCACCGCGGCCTGCGCGCACTCCGGGTGGGCGTGCAGGGCCTTGAGGGCCGCCTCTGCCTGCTCGGCCGCGACAACCAGGCAGAGGTTTCCCTCGTTGGCGAGGTACATCACGTCGACACCGAGCATGTCCGCCGCCATGGCCGTCTCCGGCCGGATCGGCAGGGCCGATGCGTCCAGTTCGATGGTAATGGCCGACGCCTGGGCGAACTCGTTGACGACCGTGCCGAGTCCGCCGCGGGTGATATCCCGGATGCAGCGCACACCGTCACCGCAGGTGTCGAGGACATCCGCGACGACATGGCTGAGCACCGCACAGTCGCTGTGAACGCGCCGCTCGAATCCCAGTCCCTCTCGCATGGAGAGGATGTGGATGCTGTGGTCGCCGAGGAAGCCCGTGACGATGACCTGGTCACCGGTCTGGAGTGTCCGACTGGACAGCGTGAACGGGCGCTCGAGCATTCCCACACCAGTGGTGTTGAGGAAGATTCCGTCTGCCTCTCCTCGCCGGACGACCTTGGTGTCGCCGGCCACGATCTTCACATCTGCCACCCTGGCAGCATCCCTGACGGAGCGTAGGATTCGGCGGAAGTCTTCGAGCTCGAAGCCTTCCTCCAGTACGACAGCCAAGGTCAGGTAAAGCGGCCGCGCACCACTCACCGCGAGATCGTTGACCGTGCCGGCTATAGCGATCTTGCCGATGTCGCCGTTGCCGAAGAAGATCGGGTCAACCACGAACGAGTCGGTCGTCATTGCTATTCGCATGCTGGGGAGCTCCAGCAGTGCGCTGTCCTCCATCTCACCGATGTAGGTGTCGCCAAGTATCCCGGCGATGGTCCCCGAGATGAGCTCTTGGCTCATCCCGCCACCGGCTCCATGGTCAAGGACGACCTTGTCTGTCACGTGCCAACCTCTCCTACTCGCGGCGTTGTGGTCTGTTCAGACAGCGGTGCCTGCGGGCTCGG includes these proteins:
- a CDS encoding aspartate aminotransferase family protein; the protein is MAASTTAPPSTETFWADAERHLVRYGGEFTREIIDRAAGSFLFTADGRKILDFTSGQMSAILGHSHPEIVATVQRQVATLDHLYSGMLSRPVVDLSRRLADTLPAPLEKALLLTTGAESNEAAIRMAKLVTGRHEIVSFARSWHGMTQAAASATYSAGRKGYGPGAPGNFAIPVPNVYRPDFTAADGSLDWRRQLDFAFDLIDAQSTGSLAACLVEPILSSGGIIEPPAGYFAALQDKCRERGMLLILDEAQTGLCRTGTWYAFERDGVVPDILTLSKTLGAGLPLAAVVTSAEIEQEAYERGFLFFTTHVADPLVAAVGNTVLDVLTGDKLDERARSLGAFLRQGLVDIAGRHEVVGDIRGRGLLAGLELVVDRETKQSSDALGARVTRRCLQLGLHMNIVQLPGMGGVFRIAPPLTATEDELSLGLTILDEAIGDACAVL
- a CDS encoding LysR family transcriptional regulator, with translation MMNPWRLRLLSQLDTLGTVRAVAQAANLSPSSVSQQLAVLEAETRTQLLERTGRRVRLTSAGLILARRARAILDHMDSVETELRGFGDEPAGLVRLGAFQSAIHSMAVPAVTRLVREYPHLEIELLELEPHESVPALRVGDADIVITTTDFDELPLGPDLDLVPLAKDPILLVVPPEHPAAGRGAADLAAYADEPWAFDMPQSYMANLTQRLCRQSGFEPQVVCRFSNYMMTLQHVEAGLSIALLPGLAVDRRYRVVTRELATPLTRTITAAIRRGSPPRAAVRAMLDALRHFPDLPLSGRE
- a CDS encoding phosphatase PAP2 family protein — protein: MLEIAARRYGVPGPITNQAKEVIFAPKSGPLLYASMALMMVVLPWRQRFIAAGVAIGIDIAFFLVRWAVDAKMMFGNGALWVVLGYAVIAVTRRTGRERVLLLKGVGLALLLVAGRKTGDTWLLITSKTRPAVLDQYVATADHALGNPSWLVGRIVRATGPIGAHVLDYVYVQLAVAAVIVTLYQLRNVAVERRFPRHHLVRTFLVIGLLGPGIYMIFPVVGPIFAYGTGAYGTGGEHWALANLWPDTPPPIIAPHHMLFDEITPRNCMPSLHTAWATALFIHSRKGPRILQFFGVFWLITTLGATLGFGYHYGADLIAGVVFTLTIEAALRSLARGWDRSATQLVAYGATVFVALLMSYRFLSMEMAEHPWVFGPLLILAMTSVIYGYVRTTKSREPKATSARQPEPQPELA
- the hypF gene encoding carbamoyltransferase HypF, giving the protein MAAEAVRRTLEVAGFVQGVGFRPYVYRLATQHMLGGWVRNDTRGVTICIEGPREEADIFGEELLKRLPDLARIDSCTMVAEEPVRDWTSSFTIRHSESDGGAGALVTPDSYVCADCAKELFDPDDRRHRYPLLNCTNCGPRYSIIRGLPYDRPKTTMADFAMCPECQGEYESPADRRFHAQPNACRSCGPQVRLLLPDGSKVGTSDPVSVAAEMLRDGRILAVKALGGYQLMADPCSRSAVTELRARKERSSKPFALLARDSATVAEYAVIDDQERRLLESPGRPIVLLQARPDSGLSPDVAPGSTTLGFMLPATPLQHLLLHAVGPVLIATSANAPDEPMACTEDEALHSLQSLADAFLVHDREIHTRVDDSIARVVHSTVDPKVAFVRRARGYVPDPVPTPFPVPPVLALGAELKNTVCLGSGDNLYVSQHIGDLKTLGNQQFFADTIAHLRAMFGMTPKYVAHDLHPDFHSTRYAASCQDVQLVAVQHHHAHMASCMADNGLDRPVIGVVFDGTGYGTDGTIWGGEFLIGDYRGFERKAHLARFRLPGGDKAVREPARVAIGLLAQHFGADAAALPLDLLQRRDPFEVGVLMKMAARGINAPETSSMGRLFDAYSALLGVCEQVGYEGQAAIELEQLIAWDHTPAEPWPLRLQDEDGRLVIDHRPWLEALLSDVSDRGSSAAQVSRTFHESVVRAVVEICLRLSLTSGLKDVVLSGGVFLNQHLLVRAEQELTQAGLSVHTHSRIPTNDGGLSAGQAMVAAARANS
- the hypE gene encoding hydrogenase expression/formation protein HypE, which encodes MSQELISGTIAGILGDTYIGEMEDSALLELPSMRIAMTTDSFVVDPIFFGNGDIGKIAIAGTVNDLAVSGARPLYLTLAVVLEEGFELEDFRRILRSVRDAARVADVKIVAGDTKVVRRGEADGIFLNTTGVGMLERPFTLSSRTLQTGDQVIVTGFLGDHSIHILSMREGLGFERRVHSDCAVLSHVVADVLDTCGDGVRCIRDITRGGLGTVVNEFAQASAITIELDASALPIRPETAMAADMLGVDVMYLANEGNLCLVVAAEQAEAALKALHAHPECAQAAVVGQVVTAEAGTVRMVDVDGRVSTVELLYGAQLPRLC